One Cololabis saira isolate AMF1-May2022 chromosome 18, fColSai1.1, whole genome shotgun sequence genomic region harbors:
- the LOC133464622 gene encoding mitochondrial basic amino acids transporter-like — protein MDFVAGCIGGVAGVLVGHPFDTVKVRLQVQSVDKPLYRGTFHCFQSIIRQESAFGLYKGIGSPMMGLTFINAIVFGVQGNAMRQLAEDTPSNQFLAGAAAGAIQCLICCPMELAKTRMQLQGTGEKKSTRKLYKNSLDCLVRIYKREGLRGVNRGMVTTLIRETPGFGVYFWAYDMLTRSLGCEPDDRYMIPKLLFAGGMAGIASWISTYPVDVIKSRLQADGVGGVHQYSGIADCVRQSVGREGYRVFTRGLTSTLLRAFPVNAATFATVTLVLMYARGLVEGPKDCEGVQPGHRAQIQQQPQPSSL, from the exons GTGTTGCCGGAGTGCTGGTCGGACACCCATTCGACACAGTGAAG GTgaggctgcaggtccagagTGTGGACAAGCCTCTGTATCGCGGGACCTTTCACTGTTTTCAGTCCATCATCCGGCAGGAGTCG GCGTTTGGTTTGTACAAAGGCATCGGGTCTCCCATGATGGGCCTTACGTTCATCAACGCCATAGTGTTCGGCGTCCAGGGGAACGCTATGCGGCAGCTCGCCGAGGACACCCCCAGCAACCAGTTCCTGGCCGGCGCAGCGGCGGGCGCCATCCAGTGTCTCATCTGCTGCCCCATGGAGCTGGCCAAAACCCGCATGCAATTGCAGGGCACGGGGGAGAAGAAGTCGACGAGGAAGCTTTACAAGAACTCCCTGGACTGTTTGGTGCGCATCTACAAGCGGGAGGGTCTGCGCGGCGTAAACAGAGGCATGGTCACCACCCTGATCCGCGAGACGCCCGGCTTCGGGGTGTATTTCTGGGCGTACGACATGCTGACGCGCAGCCTGGGCTGCGAGCCCGACGACCGCTACATGATCCCCAAGCTGCTGTTCGCGGGGGGCATGGCCGGCATCGCCTCCTGGATCTCCACCTACCCCGTGGACGTGATCAAATCGCGGCTGCAGGCGGACGGGGTCGGGGGGGTCCACCAGTACAGCGGCATCGCCGACTGCGTGCGGCAGAGCGTGGGCCGGGAGGGCTACAGGGTGTTCACGCGCGGCCTCACCTCCACGCTGCTGCGAGCCTTCCCCGTCAACGCCGCCACCTTCGCCACCGTCACACTCGTCCTCATGTACGCGCGGGGGCTGGTGGAAGGACCTAAAGACTGTGAGGGGGTGCAGCCGGGCCACCGCGCGCAGATACAGCAGCAGCCGCAGCCCTCCAGCCTGTGA